The sequence below is a genomic window from Chroococcidiopsis sp. TS-821.
AGACAACGCATTCGCCAAAACAAAGGTACCCTGCGCAAACAGCAGGCAGATTATTTACTATATACACTTTTAGATTCAATTATTGATGGTTTCTTCCCTGTTTTAGAAGACTATGGGGAACTTATTGAAGCTTTAGAAGAGGAAGTTGTCACTAACCCAACACGAAAAACGTTAGAAAAAATTTATCGCGTGAGAAGAGATTTATTAACGCTGCGACGTGCCATTTGGCCGCAAAGAGATGCGATTAATTCATTAATTCGCGATGGTAGCGCGCAGATTAGCGAAAGCGTGAGAATTTATTTACGTGACTGTTATGACCATGCAGTACAGGTTTTAGATATGGTAGAAACTTATCGTGAATTAGCAGCAGGATTAATGGATGTTTATTTATCTGCTATTAGTAACCGGATGAATGAAATTATGAAATTGCTAACAGTGATTTCATCAATCTTTATTCCATTAACGTTTATTGCTGGGGTGTATGGAATGAATTTTAATACCGAGCGATCGCCCTGGAATATGCCAGAATTAAATTGGTATTGGGGCTATCCGCTGTGTTTGATAAGTATGGGCGCGATCGCTGCTTTACTCGTTGTCTTTTTCTGGCGACGCGGCTGGTTTGAAAATTATTCGACAATCGCTGATGATACTGTCGCCAAAAATTACAGTCGCAAGAGTAGTCTTTGGCGGCGATCGCGTAGATAACAACTCGTTTCAAGGATTACACTGGAACTAGGGAAAGAGTAGGCGCAGCGGTTGCGGAACAGTTCTAAGCAGCTGTTCTGAGGAAAGTCCGGACTCCCGAAAGACCAAACTTGCTGGGTAACGCCCAGTACGAGTGATCGTGAGGATAGTGCCACAGAAACATACCGCCGATGAAGCATTTAGCTTACAGGTAAGGGTGCAAAGGTGCGGTAAGAGCGCACCAGCAACGTCGAGAGGCGTTGGCTCGGTAAACCCCGGTTGGGAGCAAGGTCGGAGGAACTATGGTTGGTCTTTTACCAGTTCCGCTGTAGGAGAACCGCTAGAGGCGTCTGGTGACAGGCGTCCCAGATAGATAACCGCATTTCACCTGCGGTAATGCGCAAGGGTGAATAACAGAATCCGGCTTATGTCCTGCTCTTTCCCTACCTACAAGTAGGTAGTAGATTGATTGAATGAGGATACGAATAAAGGAAGATGGGAAAAAGCAGAGAATCAGTAGATGATTGATCGTAATATGCCATTCGTTTTCTTTATCTGATTCATCTCCCAAACGCTGAACCCCAACTTCACTAATGAGCTTAAGTTATCCACGTCGTCAAAAGCAATTACAAAACCTCGTACAAAAACTAGGACTGCCAACACAAGCGCCAGTACAATGGCACCTTTTAGATTTGGCACTAACCCATCCAAGTGTTTCAGCGCAAGCAAATTATGAACAGTTGGAGTTTATTGGTGATGCGGTAGTACGACTCGTTGCAGCCGAAGTTTTGTGGGAAACTTATCCAGAGTGTCCGGTGGGTGAATTTGCCGCGATTCGTTCAGTGTTGGTGAGCGATCGCATTTTGGCAACTTTAGCAGATGAATATGACTTGGGAATGTATTTGCTAGTTGCTGGAAGTGCGACGGGAGATAAAGCTGGAGAGGAATCGCGCTTAGCTGATGCTTTTGAAGCAGTACTCGGAGCCTTATATCTCAGTACTCATAATTTGGAGTTGGTACGACCTTGGTTAGACATTCATTTTAAACAGCTTGCCGCCCAAATTCGCTCAGATCCTGCCC
It includes:
- the corA gene encoding magnesium/cobalt transporter CorA, translated to MVKTSIQSSPSEIKSVREDFFYEQPGSLPGTLSIEEDAPPPVIMLIDYNEAHAMRKQVSTPEECLPYLDSESVSWVDVQGLGSEDILQRLGNVFKLHPLLLEDVVNVPQRPKVEDHQDQLVVIARMVIPKENRIGFYSEQVGFVLGKNYLLTVQEEPEHDCFEAVRQRIRQNKGTLRKQQADYLLYTLLDSIIDGFFPVLEDYGELIEALEEEVVTNPTRKTLEKIYRVRRDLLTLRRAIWPQRDAINSLIRDGSAQISESVRIYLRDCYDHAVQVLDMVETYRELAAGLMDVYLSAISNRMNEIMKLLTVISSIFIPLTFIAGVYGMNFNTERSPWNMPELNWYWGYPLCLISMGAIAALLVVFFWRRGWFENYSTIADDTVAKNYSRKSSLWRRSRR
- the rnc gene encoding ribonuclease III; the encoded protein is MSLSYPRRQKQLQNLVQKLGLPTQAPVQWHLLDLALTHPSVSAQANYEQLEFIGDAVVRLVAAEVLWETYPECPVGEFAAIRSVLVSDRILATLADEYDLGMYLLVAGSATGDKAGEESRLADAFEAVLGALYLSTHNLELVRPWLDIHFKQLAAQIRSDPARLNYKAALQEWTQAHYKCLPEYRVQEINHRGNIHDRFTAQVWLQGRQLGQGTGRSIKAAEQAAAQAAFLALNGQAPEMVISSPAH